The following proteins are encoded in a genomic region of Candidatus Hydrogenedentota bacterium:
- a CDS encoding aldolase, translating to MSELGKRIRLKRIFGHPSGRILSVAVDHLINYSTGLPPALRAMEHTLRECVRGRPNALTMNKGIAMRYGHLFAGIVPLIVQSMALRPDETEFADSATAAEAAAMGADAIAVALFVHCPLEIRYLRHLSAVVRDAERVGLPVIPHIYPLSSGDEKHTVAHDPEAVFYAVRAGLEMGADVIKVPYTGDIASFRDIVAATPVPVVCAGGPRCETLEDAECMVREVVAAGAAGATVGRNVWGFPDIPSAIERLKAAAFGEPQRQVH from the coding sequence TTGAGTGAACTGGGCAAGCGCATACGATTGAAACGCATTTTTGGCCATCCATCGGGCCGGATTCTCTCCGTGGCCGTGGACCATCTCATCAATTACTCGACGGGGCTGCCGCCTGCCCTGCGCGCCATGGAACACACCTTGCGCGAATGCGTGCGCGGGCGCCCCAACGCCCTGACGATGAACAAGGGCATCGCGATGCGCTACGGACACCTGTTCGCGGGCATTGTTCCGCTCATCGTACAAAGCATGGCCCTGCGGCCCGATGAAACGGAGTTTGCCGACAGCGCCACTGCCGCAGAAGCCGCGGCCATGGGCGCCGACGCGATCGCGGTTGCCCTGTTCGTGCACTGCCCGCTCGAGATCCGCTACCTGCGCCATCTCAGCGCTGTCGTGCGCGATGCCGAACGCGTGGGCCTGCCCGTGATTCCCCATATCTATCCGCTCAGCAGCGGCGACGAGAAACACACCGTCGCCCATGACCCCGAAGCGGTCTTCTACGCGGTGCGCGCGGGTCTCGAAATGGGCGCGGACGTCATCAAGGTCCCGTACACCGGCGACATCGCGTCTTTTCGCGACATCGTCGCCGCTACTCCCGTGCCTGTGGTCTGCGCGGGCGGCCCGCGCTGCGAAACGCTCGAAGACGCCGAATGCATGGTCCGCGAAGTGGTCGCGGCGGGCGCCGCGGGCGCCACGGTGGGCCGCAACGTCTGGGGGTTCCCGGACATCCCCTCGGCCATCGAGCGGTTGAAGGCGGCGGCATTCGGCGAGCCGCAGCGGCAGGTGCACTGA